A window from Primulina huaijiensis isolate GDHJ02 chromosome 11, ASM1229523v2, whole genome shotgun sequence encodes these proteins:
- the LOC140987095 gene encoding ras-related protein RABA1d-like codes for MAGNRAEDDYDYLFKLVLIGDSGVGKSNLLSRFTRNEFSLETKSTIGVEFATRSVTVEGKVIKAQIWDTAGQERYRAITSAYYRGAVGALLVYDVTRHSTFESVERWLKELRDHTDPNIVAMLIGNKSDLRHLVTVSPEDGTSFAEKESLYFMETSALDATNVDKAFSDVLDQIYRMVSKKNMEAGEDSAASNVPSMGEKIDVSKDVSDMKKSGCCSS; via the exons ATGGCTGGGAACAGAGCGGAAGATGACTATGACTATCTGTTCAAGTTGGTTTTGATTGGTGACTCGGGTGTGGGTAAATCCAATTTGCTTTCGAGATTCACTAGGAACGAGTTCAGCTTGGAGACTAAATCCACCATCGGAGTTGAGTTCGCTACCAGAAGCGTGACTGTGGAGGGTAAAGTTATCAAGGCTCAGATTTGGGACACGGCTGGCCAAGAAAG GTACCGTGCCATCACCAGTGCCTACTATCGTGGTGCAGTTGGTGCTTTGCTGGTATACGATGTCACCAGGCATTCCACATTCGAAAGTGTGGAAAGATGGCTTAAAGAGCTGAGAGATCACACTGATCCCAACATTGTAGCCATGCTTATTGGCAACAAGTCGGATCTTCGACATCTGGTGACTGTCTCACCTGAGGATGGAACGTCATTTGCGGAGAAAGAGTCGCTCTACTTCATGGAAACTTCTGCACTGGATGCTACTAATGTGGACAAAGCGTTCTCAGATGTTCTTGATCAGATATATCGTATGGTGAGCAAGAAGAACATGGAGGCGGGCGAGGATTCAGCTGCGTCGAATGTCCCTTCAATGGGGGAGAAAATTGATGTTAGTAAAGATGTATCGGATATGAAAAAATCTGGGTGCTGTTCCTCTTAG